The proteins below are encoded in one region of Xenopus laevis strain J_2021 chromosome 8L, Xenopus_laevis_v10.1, whole genome shotgun sequence:
- the usp12b.L gene encoding ubiquitin carboxyl-terminal hydrolase 12 encodes MDVLMTVRKIASICTMGTNASTLEKEIGPEQFPVNEHYFGLVNFGNTCYCNSVLQALYFCRPFREKVLAYKVQPRKKESLLTCLADLFNSIATQKKKVGVIPPKKFISRLRKENELFDNYMQQDAHEFLNYLLNTIADLLLEERKQEKQNGKLQNGTLEAPEPETSDLTWVHEIFQGTLTNETRCLNCEAVSSKDEDFLDLSVDVEQNTSITHCLRGFSNTETLCSECKYYCEQCRSKQEAQKRMRVKKLPMILALHLKRFKYMDQLHRYTKLSYRVVFPLELRLFNTSGDATNPERMYDLVAVVVHCGSGPNRGHYITIVKSHGFWLLFDDDIVEKIDAQAIEEFYGLTSDISKNSESGYILFYQSRD; translated from the exons GGCACCAATGCCTCaacattggaaaaagaaatagGCCCAGAGCAATTTCCTGTAAATGAACATTACTTTGGTTTGGTCAAT TTTGGTAACACCTGTTACTGTAACTCTGTTCTACAAGCACTTTATTTTTGTCGTCCGTTTCGGGAGAAAGTTTTGGCATACAAGGTCCAGCCACGGAAGAAGGAAAGCTTGCTCACTTGCCTGGCAGACCTCTTCAACAGTATCGCCACGCAAAAGAAGAAAGTGGGGGTCATTCCTCCCAAAAAATTCATCTCcaggctaagaaaagaaaatg AACTTTTTGATAACTACATGCAACAGGATGCCCACGAATTTCTGAACTACCTTCTGAACACTATAGCTGATTTGCTGCTGGAGGAGAGGAAGCAGGAAAAGCAAAATGGCAAGCTACAGAACGGGACCCTGGAGGCCCCAGAGCCAGAAACGTCTGACCTCACTTGGGTACACGAGATCTTCCAAGGGACACTAACCAATGAAACCCGATGTCTTAACTGTGAAGCT GTTAGTAGCAAAGATGAAGACTTCCTGGATCTTTCTGTTGATGTGGAACAGAACACTTCTATTACACATTGTTTAAG GGGGTTCAGCAATACAGAAACGCTATGCAGTGAATGTAAATATTATTGTGAGCAGTGTCGTAGCAAACAGGAAGCACAGAAAAG aATGAGAGTAAAGAAGTTGCCTATGATTCTTGCTCTGCACTTAAAAAGGTTTAAATACATGGACCAGCTGCATCGATACACCAAACTGTCCTACCGAGTGGTGTTTCCATTGGAGCTACGACTCTTCAACACCTCCGGAGACGCTACCAATCCAGAGAGAATGTATGATCTTGTGGCAGTGGTCGTTCACTGCGGAAG TGGACCAAATCGTGGGCACTACATTACCATTGTAAAAAGCCATGGATTCTGGTTGCTGTTTGACGATGATATTGTAGAG AAAATCGATGCGCAAGCCATTGAGGAATTCTACGGTTTAAcatctgacatttccaaaaactcTGAGTCTGGCTATATCCTGTTTTATCAATCTAGAGACTGA